A single region of the Lotus japonicus ecotype B-129 chromosome 4, LjGifu_v1.2 genome encodes:
- the LOC130715881 gene encoding AP-3 complex subunit sigma-like isoform X2: MIRAVLVLNTQGKPRLSKFYEYQPVEKQQQLIRNVFAVLCSRPEHVSNFVDAESFFGPDARLVYKHFATLYFVFIFDSSENELAMLDLIQVLVETMDKCFRNVCELDVVFNYSKIHTILDEIIFGGQVLETSSTEVLKAIEEISKLEAASNTMNLVSKSVSNWRSR; encoded by the exons ATGATAAGGGCAGTGCTGGTGCTGAACACGCAGGGGAAGCCTCGTCTCTCCAAATTCTATGAATATCAG CCAGTGGAGAAGCAGCAACAACTTATTCGCAATGTCTTTGCTG TCTTATGCAGTAGACCTGAACATGTCAGCAATTTTGTGGATGCTGAGTCCTTCTTTGGCCCG GATGCTCGCCTTGTCTACAAGCACTTTGCAACTTTGTACTTTGTGTTTATTTTTGATAGTTCTGAAAACGAGCTTGCCATGCTTGACTTGATACAAG TCTTAGTTGAAACGATGGACAAATGCTTCAGAAATGTTTGTGAGCTTGATGTCGTGTTCAACTATAGCAAG ATACATACTATACTAGATGAGATTATTTTCGGAGGCCAGGTGTTGGAGACAAGTTCAACTGAAGTTTTGAAGGCTATTGAAGAAATATCAAA GCTTGAAGCAGCATCCAATACCATGAATCTTGTTTCAAAATCTGTTTCAAATTGGAGGTCCCGGTAG
- the LOC130715881 gene encoding AP-3 complex subunit sigma-like isoform X1 produces MIRAVLVLNTQGKPRLSKFYEYQPVEKQQQLIRNVFAVLCSRPEHVSNFVDAESFFGPDARLVYKHFATLYFVFIFDSSENELAMLDLIQVLVETMDKCFRNVCELDVVFNYSKIHTILDEIIFGGQVLETSSTEVLKAIEEISKCSLSPLVFNMVLLFCIIMVNKKALRSGKLVTRDFSLSIKAQPFFYADEMI; encoded by the exons ATGATAAGGGCAGTGCTGGTGCTGAACACGCAGGGGAAGCCTCGTCTCTCCAAATTCTATGAATATCAG CCAGTGGAGAAGCAGCAACAACTTATTCGCAATGTCTTTGCTG TCTTATGCAGTAGACCTGAACATGTCAGCAATTTTGTGGATGCTGAGTCCTTCTTTGGCCCG GATGCTCGCCTTGTCTACAAGCACTTTGCAACTTTGTACTTTGTGTTTATTTTTGATAGTTCTGAAAACGAGCTTGCCATGCTTGACTTGATACAAG TCTTAGTTGAAACGATGGACAAATGCTTCAGAAATGTTTGTGAGCTTGATGTCGTGTTCAACTATAGCAAG ATACATACTATACTAGATGAGATTATTTTCGGAGGCCAGGTGTTGGAGACAAGTTCAACTGAAGTTTTGAAGGCTATTGAAGAAATATCAAAGtgctctctctctcctcttgtTTTTAACATGGTTTTACTTTTTTGCATTATCATGGTCAATAAGAAAGCCCTACGTTCTGGTAAACTAGTAACCAGGGATTTTTCACTCAGTATAAAAGCTCAACCGTTTTTTTATGCAGATGAAATGATATGA